A single region of the Sulfurospirillum arsenophilum NBRC 109478 genome encodes:
- a CDS encoding nitrous oxide reductase accessory protein NosL, which yields MKNKVMMLVLILLPLVALAALFWFLHVKNQLPTEITNTLKAPLEFKDNTVQCPQCHMFIVGKKYTAQIITNDLITHIFDDIGCAILWLKEHKIEPYSITFWVYSNDTNRYIDAFTAFYRIDDATPMQYGFGAYEKHKESMIEFSEMRLRMLRGENMSDSKVKHHLQGH from the coding sequence GTGAAAAATAAAGTGATGATGTTGGTGCTTATTTTACTGCCTTTAGTGGCATTAGCAGCGCTCTTTTGGTTTTTACATGTAAAGAATCAACTCCCAACGGAAATCACCAATACACTCAAAGCTCCTTTGGAGTTTAAAGACAATACCGTTCAATGCCCCCAGTGTCATATGTTCATCGTGGGTAAAAAATACACTGCTCAGATCATCACGAATGATCTCATAACGCATATTTTTGATGATATTGGGTGTGCCATTTTATGGCTTAAAGAGCATAAAATTGAGCCATATAGCATCACCTTTTGGGTGTATAGCAATGATACAAACCGTTACATAGATGCCTTTACTGCTTTTTACAGGATTGATGATGCAACGCCGATGCAGTATGGTTTTGGAGCGTATGAGAAGCACAAAGAGAGTATGATTGAGTTTAGTGAAATGCGGCTTCGTATGCTTCGGGGCGAAAACATGAGTGATTCTAAAGTTAAACACCATTTACAAGGACACTAA
- a CDS encoding TIGR01777 family oxidoreductase, producing MKVAMSGASGFVANALKQKFPNYVVIERGDDVEAIKRKLVGVQAVFNLAGAPIVAKWDEAYKKVLYSSRIDTTKKLVEAINQSEVEHFISTSAVGIYPNNVPCDEETQKFGEDFLGKLALAWESEALKCTKRTTILRFGVVLGRDGGALEKMLPAFKIGLGGIIGDGKMVTSWIDIDDLVSIYAFVLDHKCEGIFNATAPQPLSNYTFTKILGKVLHRPTFFPVPSFIIKMLFGEGSTVLLDSKEAYPKALLGKGFVFAYPDLESSLQKILA from the coding sequence ATGAAAGTAGCGATGAGTGGAGCCAGTGGATTTGTTGCCAATGCGTTGAAGCAGAAGTTTCCCAATTATGTTGTCATTGAACGCGGTGATGATGTGGAAGCCATTAAACGCAAACTCGTAGGTGTGCAAGCCGTTTTTAATCTCGCAGGGGCGCCTATCGTTGCCAAATGGGATGAGGCGTATAAAAAAGTGTTGTACTCAAGCCGTATTGATACGACCAAAAAACTAGTCGAAGCGATCAATCAAAGTGAGGTCGAGCATTTTATCTCTACGTCTGCGGTTGGCATTTATCCCAATAATGTCCCGTGTGATGAAGAGACGCAAAAATTTGGCGAAGATTTTCTAGGGAAACTCGCCCTTGCTTGGGAAAGCGAGGCGCTAAAATGCACGAAACGTACGACAATATTACGTTTTGGTGTCGTGCTTGGTCGTGATGGAGGTGCTTTGGAGAAGATGTTACCTGCCTTTAAAATAGGGCTTGGTGGTATCATTGGTGATGGAAAAATGGTAACCAGTTGGATTGATATTGACGACTTAGTTTCCATCTATGCGTTTGTTTTAGACCACAAGTGTGAAGGCATCTTCAATGCCACTGCGCCACAACCGCTCAGCAATTACACATTTACCAAAATACTAGGCAAAGTACTGCATCGACCTACCTTTTTCCCCGTACCTTCTTTTATCATTAAAATGCTCTTTGGTGAAGGCTCAACGGTTTTGCTGGATAGTAAAGAAGCCTATCCTAAAGCGCTTTTAGGCAAAGGGTTTGTATTTGCGTACCCTGATTTGGAGAGCTCTCTTCAAAAGATTTTAGCTTAG
- a CDS encoding LysE family translocator: MPLDLWTFLIAITLLTMTPGADTMIVIRNTMRGGAKDGLVSSFGICLGLFVHATLSAVGISAILLYSATAFTFLKTIGALYLLWLGFNSLKSFWNAKKMHQTVIQKKPFSFWISMQEGFLSNVLNPKAVIFYMAFLPQFISHEHSALAQSLFLALIHFSIATLWQAILIYTIVSANGFITKKSVRQSLDAISGIVMIGLGIRLFLEKR, translated from the coding sequence ATGCCACTTGATCTTTGGACTTTTTTAATCGCCATTACACTGCTTACGATGACCCCAGGGGCCGATACAATGATCGTCATTCGCAATACGATGCGTGGCGGGGCAAAAGATGGACTGGTTTCAAGTTTTGGAATTTGTTTGGGGCTTTTTGTTCATGCAACACTCTCGGCTGTGGGTATTTCAGCGATTTTACTCTACTCGGCAACTGCCTTTACATTTTTAAAAACGATAGGGGCACTTTACTTACTTTGGCTTGGTTTTAACTCACTCAAATCGTTTTGGAACGCCAAGAAAATGCACCAAACCGTCATCCAAAAGAAACCTTTTTCATTTTGGATCTCGATGCAAGAAGGGTTTTTATCGAATGTTTTAAACCCTAAAGCGGTTATTTTTTACATGGCATTTTTGCCACAATTTATCTCACATGAGCACTCAGCACTTGCTCAATCACTCTTTCTAGCATTGATTCATTTTAGCATTGCAACACTCTGGCAAGCTATTTTGATCTATACTATTGTCTCTGCCAATGGTTTTATCACGAAAAAAAGTGTACGCCAAAGCCTTGATGCCATCTCTGGCATCGTGATGATAGGTCTTGGCATCCGACTTTTTTTGGAAAAACGCTAA
- a CDS encoding flavodoxin → MKTALFYGSTNGNTADAALKIQKRLNTDIYDVGKLKNGDDLAKYEMLILGTSTWYDGDLQDDWDSFMAHLKSADLSGKIVALFGLGDQEGYGSDFVSGMRLIYDIVIEKGAKVIGSWDDSGYSYESSASVIDGKFVGLALDEDNQSELTDNRIATWCNQLETSLKECA, encoded by the coding sequence ATGAAAACAGCACTATTTTATGGAAGTACGAACGGCAATACGGCCGATGCGGCTTTAAAAATACAAAAACGTTTAAATACGGATATTTACGATGTGGGAAAACTAAAAAATGGAGATGATCTTGCCAAATACGAGATGCTCATTTTAGGCACTTCCACATGGTATGATGGTGATTTACAAGATGATTGGGACAGCTTTATGGCTCATCTCAAATCTGCGGATCTCAGTGGCAAAATCGTAGCACTCTTTGGTTTAGGAGATCAAGAAGGGTACGGCAGTGATTTTGTAAGTGGTATGCGCCTTATTTACGATATAGTCATCGAAAAAGGTGCTAAAGTCATTGGTTCATGGGATGATAGTGGCTACTCATATGAGAGTTCAGCTTCGGTGATTGATGGTAAATTTGTGGGACTTGCGCTTGATGAAGACAATCAAAGTGAACTCACAGATAACCGTATAGCAACATGGTGCAATCAATTGGAAACTTCGCTAAAGGAGTGCGCATGA